The window TTTGCCCCTGCGGTTGGTTTGTGCGGTTGGGGCAAAGGCAATGTGCCAAATGTGCGTGAGCAAAATAAATTTTCAAAAATGCGCAGGGTGGGTTTTTGTTTTCTTTTTTTTTGTCGTTGCGAAACGGTCAAGTTACCGAATTGCTGTCCACCGTGTGCAAAACTGTCCCCCGCTTTTTTTGCTTTTTGGTTGCAGAAAGTTTCAAGTTACTACGGAACTGTCCACGAAGCGAAAGGGTTGCAGCCAACAGGAGGTAGAGGAAAAATAAAAATATATTTGTGCGTTTCTTCATAATTTTTATGCCGTTTATAATTTCTCTTCATAAAGTTCATTGTATCAACACAAGTTTTATGATGCGTACTTCACTTGTGGTTTGCGCTTTTATAAAATACATTCCCTTACTTAATCCATGAGCATCAAACATGATTTTTGATTTCTTTCCGGCTTCGGTTTTAGCAAAGCACAACTGGCGCACGAGTTGCCCGGAATAATTATACGCTTCAATGGAAATTTCTTCATCTCTATCTGTCATGAATTCAATTTCTGTTTTCTCTGAAAAAGGATTCGGTATCGCAGTCAAAATAATTTCTGCCGAAGGAGTTGCTTCCACACTTTCATTACTAAATCTTGCACCAGTAGTATTACAGGCACCAATACAATCACCATGATTTAGATGCGCCTGTAAAGCATTTTGACTTACAGAAATCGTATTCCCCTTATGGCAGATGGTGATTTTGTTACCACTGATTACATTTGTTACCGAAACATTTTTAGTAATAGTGGCGGTACATCCAAAACGGTTTACTGTGAGCGTAACTGATTTAGCACCTGTGGAAGAAAACAAAATCCCTGTTGGGTTTTGTTGAGTAGAGGTTTGGGGAGTTGCGCCTGCGCCAAAATCCCAAAAGAAAGTTGCGCTGTCGGCAAACGCAAAGTTGACAGAAAAAAACATTGCTGCTCCGCATATACTATTCCTTAACCACTTTCCCATGATAATTTCCTTTTGAAGTGTTCAGTTCAATGAAATAAATTCCTGCGGGCGGAGAAGACAAATCAATTTGAGAATTTGAAGATGAGTTAATTTGAAAATGAGCAGGCACTTTTTCTCCGTACATATTATATATTTCAATGTCTTTCATTTTCAAATTTTCAAATTGGCTCATCTGCACATTAAACACTCCGCTCGTGGGATTAGGATAAATCGTACATCGTG is drawn from Bacteroidota bacterium and contains these coding sequences:
- a CDS encoding T9SS type A sorting domain-containing protein yields the protein MGKWLRNSICGAAMFFSVNFAFADSATFFWDFGAGATPQTSTQQNPTGILFSSTGAKSVTLTVNRFGCTATITKNVSVTNVISGNKITICHKGNTISVSQNALQAHLNHGDCIGACNTTGARFSNESVEATPSAEIILTAIPNPFSEKTEIEFMTDRDEEISIEAYNYSGQLVRQLCFAKTEAGKKSKIMFDAHGLSKGMYFIKAQTTSEVRIIKLVLIQ
- a CDS encoding T9SS type A sorting domain-containing protein, producing the protein RCTIYPNPTSGVFNVQMSQFENLKMKDIEIYNMYGEKVPAHFQINSSSNSQIDLSSPPAGIYFIELNTSKGNYHGKVVKE